DNA sequence from the Hippoglossus stenolepis isolate QCI-W04-F060 chromosome 17, HSTE1.2, whole genome shotgun sequence genome:
cttcctctcctctctctcctcccctcctccccttgcAGACTCACcccagtcctcctcctctcttcctctcttcctccctcctccctctctcctccctccctcctcccttgcACTCacccctcctttcctctcttcctctcccctcctctcttcctcctctcttcctctctcctccctcctcctcctcctctcttcctccttctcctcctcctcctcctccttccttctttcctccctccctctcctctctccctcctccctgcagaCCTCACCccagtcctcttcctccttcctctcctcccccctcctcctcccctcctcccccttgcAGACTCACCCCAGTCCTCGCTGGTCAGGAGGTTATCAGCGAAGAAGCGCGTGTCCAGATCAGAGAGTAAGTCCGTGCTCATCGCCTCAGAGGCGGCGTGAGCGCGTGAGAGTCCGGAGGCTAACGACGAGCTAAGGGCTAAGGGCTAACGGCTAAcggctaacagctaacagctaacagctaacagctaacagctagctgCTAGCTTCAGATGAGGAGTGttcactgcagcttctcctcgtGCGTCTGCTTCCGGGTTAGAgtagatatatttatatagacatatatataattatcatttatatacatctatataaaCATCTATATAAAGATCTATATAGATAAATTGCAGCCTCTCGTTTCTCGGAGCTTCTGACACACAAGGAAACAGCTTCTGTTTTAGACAGATACCGCCCACTTACTGCAAAGCAGCCAATGAGAGCCAAGGCTGATGTGATTGACGGGAGAAACAACCAATAGAACTGCTCAGAGAACCTCTTCCTTGTGGATGGGGGTGTTAAAGATGATTCAGCCCAATCGAGCGGTTGCATTTTGAATGACAGGTAGACGTAGCCAATCAACGTTAGCACATTTTAGGTACACGTATTATTGGCAAGTGTGTGAGCCAATCAGAGTTTACcaggaagaaacaaacagttcaggttaaagcactttgtttgtagctttagaaaataaaagagttcaagagtgaaaataaaagagttcaagagtgaaaataaaagagttcaagagtgaaaataaaagagttCCTTCTGATCTGACTCATGCTgagatggaaaacagaaaagtcatCAGAGTAAAGTGCATCAAACATTTTGGATTTCTGAGgctttttgtctttcattgaaaatgtttagttttaaaactggAGTTAATATTTAAAACCGGAGTTAATATCTGGCATCAATCATTTAAAAGGTTTGATTTTCACCGTCACAGTTAAAGAGTTAAAGAGACACGTCGTCAGATGGAGTgaatgaggaagaagagaaggagcaggagggaccaactctttctctcccttcatcctctcatcaGACGTCTGTTCTGAAGATGATCTGTTTCATGATCTTCTGTTTGCTTTGGTTTTTACAGACTGAAAACTCCACAGGTAcgtttaaattattattatcattcgTTTAATGAATAATCTTTAATCTTCATATCTTTAATCTTCAAATCTTAAATCTTTAATTTAAGCTcctaaataacattttattataacatTGTAACccttaatattattattgttactatccgtttgtatttattacatttatctgAGTCATTCTTTCCATATCTACTCAGTCTTTCAGTTCATTTATAAGCCTTTTGTGAATTAACACATGGAGGAAAAACCATTTAACAagaaatgaaaatcatttttctaacttaacatttattgaaataaatccagcagagaaaacattttgttaatataaatgcaaactgtgattgattgattgatttcatCCGACTGATGGAAAACTGTGAAGAGGAAAACGGTTAAAATTCAgctgtgagtttgtttttagGACGAATTGTTACTGAACTTTAGTTTTCACCGTGAAAAGGCTGAAACCTAAAGATAACACACAGATGACAAAGTCTCTTTCAACTGAagtcacacaaacaactgaAGATTTCCTCTTAGTTGTCGTCTGACTGGAGCACAGGGATCATGTGACCATGAGATAAACCAGGAAACCAGGTTCAAACTGAGCATCAGCAGATCTGCAGCTAAATATAACAGACGTCATGTGGAAACAAACTATGAAGCACCGGGAATAGTTtctgatatatataaatatatctgaTGAAGGAAACTTTTTAATATCGAGTCCAGAAACTGGTCAAtaatctgttttattctgaaactttttaataaaaaagtttcctttttctaaacttcaacatttaaaatgtaaaaactacctgacaacacacataaacacggAATACGTGTTCTAACGTGAATTTAAAAACCTTTGGTAaacttaataaaaagctttgcACTTTGGTTTGTGTGAATGATAAGACCAGTTAAAAGGAAGCAGGAGgcacacaaattaaattaaattcagaaAACAGTGATAATGAAAACTATAATAAAGTAAACAGGTGCTGTCATTGAAAGCTTTTGGGGACTTTTTCTCTCGTCCAGCTCTGATCCGGTTCTCGGTCCCAGAGCATCATCACGTCTGTCTGCTCTGCGACGCCTCAGACACGTCTCATGTGATCTGGACTCACGGGGACGGGGACGTCCTGGTCACCGAACAAGACTACGACGCCAACGAGGAGcagcagcgccacctgctgctgtctgaCGGAGgcctctgtctcctgcagcttcacgACTCTGACAGCGGCGAGTATCACTGTAACGAGCAGCCGGTGGCAGAGCTGCAGGTGCTGACAggtaaaaatacatatttatatgtatatttacaatccattactttatataaagacaatcagtgactgtaaataaagatggacgatgcatctgTACTTCCGCTTGTTgttcaaaaatgaagccaaaatatctcggatacaggagccgccatcttgtgccaatgatgtcatttgcaggcagagtctgtgcagtagtgagcagaacaaatactgcagccagccaccagggggcgatcaagatgttttggctttcCTGTCGGGAGCTGTCATGTTTAAAGTGTATTCTGGTGAGCAGGTAGATCTGGGTACTGGACAGTCCGAGGACACCTGTTGGGCAGGTGCAGTATGACAGGAGACTGGAATCACGAAAACAAAAGTAGTTTTATGTCCATAAAGCTTGAATGTGAATCCAGAGGAGACGTCACAGTTTTGTTAGAAAGACTTCAGACTCATAAGGTCGATgtgttttaatatgaaaatacaaaaaccttGAAAATACACCAGCCCCTCGTCCGTGTCTCCGCCTCCTCAGGGCGTGACTTCTCGGTGTCTTCGGGCCGGACGCTGCTGCTTCCCTGCGGCCGCTCGCCCAAACCCAAGCAGAGGTGGTTTCaccggaggagaggaggaaggcgGGAGGCCATCTTCACCCGCTTCAGAAACGGCACGGTGAAACCAGAGAGGGAGGACGGCCGCCTCGGCTTTATGTACGACGCCCTGCAGATCCAGGACCTGCAGCCAGGGGACGCTGGAGAGTATCAGTGTAACGGAGAGCTGCTGGGCAGAGTCACGGTCCTCACAGGTGAGGTATCACACCTCAgctgctgatgatgtcacacaggatctgattgtgttttcacttcaaaGTTGAGAATCATATGTTTTATAATTctgacaaatgttttgtttctgtccctgATTTCAGTTTATTGTTCATTTTACACCTGGACTCaaaattcatctttttttccagagatgttttcatcattaataCAAGTTTCACTGAGTAAATACTGAAAACAACTTACTTTAGAtcttaaaatactttttaagtTAAAGTTGGCTAagttaagataaaataatctAGGTGAACACACAAAATAGTTTCTCTGATGATAAGCTAAGGTCTGTTAGCTAAATTAAGCTGatacaagataagataagataaattgAGCCAATACAAGTCAGGATAAGACACAATAAAATCAATTAAGCTAAAATCAAATAAGACAAAACCAAGACAAGAGCAATGAAGCTAAAGTAAACTAATCTAAGATCAATTAAGATCAACTAAATGAAGCTAGGATAAGATATGATGAGCTAAGTTAAAACAAGATGAAcgcaaaatataaatatatcaaaaaaGAGACTTTATAtagactaataataatataataatacataatacaataatataaattatatatataatatagacttgtttatgaataaataagatTAGAGCAGATAGTTCTGagcattgtttttctgtttgtccagaGCCAACGAGCGTCCAGACGTTTATCACGTCAACATCTGCAGCCGTGGGAACAGGTGAgttaataacaaataacaaataaaacaaataaaaatacttatttaGGACGAAGATCATATtcacagactgtgaataaaccaaactgatcagaaacacgaacaaacaatcagacaaagataagaacgacctgaaatcacagaaaccatcttaaCGTCTACTCTGaggttttagtttttagtttctttattttgaattaaaGGTGATGTCATGAATGATTTCAGCCGATTTCCTTTTCCTCAGATCTTCTTTATATGAATTCATTTTTATACCTGAAACtttaataaacagtttattaCCTGATCCAGTTTGTGTTCTCCTGTTCATCAGATGTGGTTGAATcaaagacgaagaagaagacgacTCAGAGCGGTTCGTTAacacacgtcacttcctgtcttacACCTGAAGCAATGTCACGTGTTTGTTAATCAcgttgtgtgcgtttgtgtgtgtgtttgtgtgtgtctttgtgtgtgtgtgtttgtgtgtgtgtgtgtttgtgtgtctcagctTTGTTGATGGTCGCTGTCGTCAGTTCGGGGCTGATGATCCTCCTCATGTCCGTCGTCTTCATTTTACTGACGAGCATCAAGTGCAGGAGGAAGCCAAGatatacaggtgtgtgtgtgtgtgtgtgtgtgtgtgtgtgtgtgtgtgtgtgtgtgtgtgtgtgtgtgtgtgtgtgtgtgtgtgtgtgtgtgtgtgtgtgtgtgtgtgtgtgtgtgtgtgtgtgtgtgtgtgtgtgtgtgtgagagacagagagagagagtgtgtgagtatTTAACCTCAGTTTTCATCTTAGTAATCCTCAGTATTTGGGGACTTTACTGACGATAATGTTTTAGACTTTAATGAAAAAGACTCGTCTGTTGTTTTCAAGCAGCTCAGACACTC
Encoded proteins:
- the LOC124855027 gene encoding uncharacterized protein LOC124855027, giving the protein MICFMIFCLLWFLQTENSTALIRFSVPEHHHVCLLCDASDTSHVIWTHGDGDVLVTEQDYDANEEQQRHLLLSDGGLCLLQLHDSDSGEYHCNEQPVAELQVLTGRDFSVSSGRTLLLPCGRSPKPKQRWFHRRRGGRREAIFTRFRNGTVKPEREDGRLGFMYDALQIQDLQPGDAGEYQCNGELLGRVTVLTEPTSVQTFITSTSAAVGTDVVESKTKKKTTQSALLMVAVVSSGLMILLMSVVFILLTSIKCRRKPRYTAQTLDDTELQPWTTNTPTEWEESESWSTTDDIHYASLGRHNWSERPSRTPPDQDQNHVIYSSVITRAAVKHTPVL